A DNA window from Pungitius pungitius chromosome 1, fPunPun2.1, whole genome shotgun sequence contains the following coding sequences:
- the srpk3 gene encoding SRSF protein kinase 3 isoform X2, producing the protein MLIAATVAGGAGDAGATTGKKHRRRGKKHRRVRTEENRPDDLCDLFPTPQQSYPEATLLQPQNTSDANTSSQKAPACTEDDHKATTVPQQSHLLTTTLPTEITLMPLRGVPRFSSPPPEYTLRTTPPYLDPVDTLTHSTAATTHQIDSQSPPSMFEDPTHSPSQSPPMVIQNVTQNFSRSPHRTLHNVHPGPPESQTGSSNSLNITHNSSESMAVPDKVPLSPQLSPSHLEPFLLTSMTSTSSVSPNSLSPHSGPSLMMPSRTPPFTMTPPPVQLLGSDDEEQEDPSDYCKGGYYPVKIGDLFNGRYHVVRKLGWGHFSTVWLCWDLQRKRFVALKVVKSAPHYTETAVDEIKLLRCVRDSDPSDPYRETIVQLIDDFKISGVNGIHVCMVLEVLGHQLLKWIIKSNYMGLPLICVKTIIRQVLQGLDYLHTKCKIIHTDIKPENILLDVDEVYVRRLAAEATIWQRAGAPPPSGSSVSTAPSDLQVGKLSKNRKKKMKRKAKRQQKLLEERLVNLQKMEDEDTVIQPEDTDATCSLVVNGNTSCSTASKTSSDSTCSWLDDRCNGHAPGRFASPASGLSGFSSSVMSAPSESALSTQSEYSSGRDDHIAHVIELLGTLPLPFALSGRYSREYFNRRGELRHISSLKPWALFEVLLEKYEWPLEQAAQFSDFLLTMLELQPERRATAAQCLQHAWLLT; encoded by the exons ATGCTAATAG CAGCAACAGTCGCCGGAGGAGCCGGTGATGCTGGTGCTACTACCGGGAAGAAGCACCGACGGAGAGGAAAGAAACACCGACGAGTCCGAACGGAGGAGAaccg GCCTgatgacctctgtgacctcttcCCAACCCCTCAGCAGAGTTACCCAGAAGCCACCTTGTTGCAACCGCAAAATACTTCAGATGCAAACACATCATCACAAAAAGCACCAGCATGTACTGAAGATGACCATAAAGCCACTACAGTACCCCAACAGTCCCATCTACTTACTACCACGTTACCCACCGAGATCACCCTGATGCCCCTGAGGGGGGTCCCCAgattttcctccccccccccagagtatACCCTCAGAACTACCCCCCCCTATCTGGATCCAGTAGATACACTTACCCATTCGACAGCAGCAACGACACATCAGATTGACAGCCAATCACCTCCTTCCATGTTTGAAGATCCCACCCACAGTCCAAGTCAATCACCGCCAATGGTCATCCAAAATGTTACCCAGAATTTCTCCAGATCGCCTCATAGAACTCTTCATAATGTTCATCCTGGTCCACCAGAGAGCCAAACTGGTTCCTCCAATTCACTCAATATTACCCACAATTCCTCTGAATCAATGGCAGTTCCTGATAAAGTTCCTCTCAGTCCTCAGTTAAGCCCCTCCCACCTAGAACCCTTCTTGCTGACTTCAATGACCTCTACCTCTAGTGTCTCACCCAACTCCCTGAGCCCCCACAGCGGTCCTTCACTCATGATGCCTTCAAGAACGCCCCCTTTCACTATGACCCCGCCCCCTGTCCAGCTTTTGGGCTCTGACGATGAAGAGCAGGAAGACCCTTCAGATTATTGCAAAG GCGGTTACTACCCGGTGAAGATCGGTGACCTGTTCAACGGGAGATACCATGTGGTCAGAAAGCTGGGTTGGGGCCACTTCTCCACTGTGTGGCTCTGCTGGGACCTACA GAGGAAGCGCTTTGTGGCGCTGAAGGTGGTGAAGAGCGCTCCTCACTACACAGAGACGGCTGTGGACGAGATTAAATTGCTCCGATGT GTGAGAGACAGTGACCCCTCTGACCCCTACAGAGAGACCATTGTCCAACTGATAGATGACTTCAAGATCTCTGGAGTCAACGGGATCC ATGTCTGTATGGTTCTGGAGGTTTTGGGTCATCAGCTGTTAAAATGGATCATTAAGTCAAACTACATGGGACTTCCTCTGATCTGTGTGAAGACCATCATTAGACAG GTGCTGCAGGGTCTCGACTACCTCCACACAAAGTGTAAGATCATCCACACGGACATCAAACCAGAGAACATCTTATTGGACGTGGATGAGGTTTATGTCAGGAGACTGGCAGCCGAGGCCACCATCTGGCAGAGAGCtggagctccgcccccttcaGGGTCCTCAG TTAGCACGGCTCCCAGCGATTTACAG GTTGGTAAGCTGTCTaagaacaggaagaagaagatgaagaggaaagcAAAACGTCAACAGAAGCTGTTGGAGGAGAGACTGGTGAACCTTCAG AAGATGGAGGACGAGGACACTGTGATCCAACCCGAAGATACGGACGCTACCT GCTCTCTGGTCGTCAATGGCAACACTTCCTGCTCTACAGCCAGCAAAACCAGCTCGGACTCCACCTGTTCCTGGTTGGACGACAGATGTAATGGCCACGCCCCCGGACGGTTCGCCAGCCCCGCCTCCGGCCTATCAGGCTTCTCCAGCTCTGTGATGTCAGCGCCTTCTGAATCGGCACTTTCTACTCAGTCAGAGTACTCGAGCGGACGAGATG ATCACATTGCTCACGTCATCGAGCTGCTCGGGACGCTCCCTCTGCCCTTCGCCTTGTCTGGCAGGTACTCCAGAGAGTACTTCAACAGGAGAG GTGAGCTGCGTCACATCTCCAGCCTGAAGCCGTGGGCTCTGTTCGAGGTTCTGTTGGAGAAGTACGAGTGGCCTCTGGAGCAGGCGGCTCAGTTCAGTGACTTCCTGCTGACCATGTTGGAGCTGCAGCCTGAGCGCAGGGCGACCGCAGCGCAGTGTCTGCAGCACGCGTGGCTGCTCACATAG
- the srpk3 gene encoding SRSF protein kinase 3 isoform X1: MLIAATVAGGAGDAGATTGKKHRRRGKKHRRVRTEENRPDDLCDLFPTPQQSYPEATLLQPQNTSDANTSSQKAPACTEDDHKATTVPQQSHLLTTTLPTEITLMPLRGVPRFSSPPPEYTLRTTPPYLDPVDTLTHSTAATTHQIDSQSPPSMFEDPTHSPSQSPPMVIQNVTQNFSRSPHRTLHNVHPGPPESQTGSSNSLNITHNSSESMAVPDKVPLSPQLSPSHLEPFLLTSMTSTSSVSPNSLSPHSGPSLMMPSRTPPFTMTPPPVQLLGSDDEEQEDPSDYCKGGYYPVKIGDLFNGRYHVVRKLGWGHFSTVWLCWDLQRKRFVALKVVKSAPHYTETAVDEIKLLRCVRDSDPSDPYRETIVQLIDDFKISGVNGIHVCMVLEVLGHQLLKWIIKSNYMGLPLICVKTIIRQVLQGLDYLHTKCKIIHTDIKPENILLDVDEVYVRRLAAEATIWQRAGAPPPSGSSVSTAPSDLQVGKLSKNRKKKMKRKAKRQQKLLEERLVNLQKMEDEDTVIQPEDTDATCSLVVNGNTSCSTASKTSSDSTCSWLDDRCNGHAPGRFASPASGLSGFSSSVMSAPSESALSTQSEYSSGRDVFSASDFVLSPLDPQNGLKLRVKIADLGNACWVHKHFTEDIQTRQYRALEVLIGAEYGPPADIWSTACMAFELATGDYLFEPHSGEDYTRDEDHIAHVIELLGTLPLPFALSGRYSREYFNRRGELRHISSLKPWALFEVLLEKYEWPLEQAAQFSDFLLTMLELQPERRATAAQCLQHAWLLT, encoded by the exons ATGCTAATAG CAGCAACAGTCGCCGGAGGAGCCGGTGATGCTGGTGCTACTACCGGGAAGAAGCACCGACGGAGAGGAAAGAAACACCGACGAGTCCGAACGGAGGAGAaccg GCCTgatgacctctgtgacctcttcCCAACCCCTCAGCAGAGTTACCCAGAAGCCACCTTGTTGCAACCGCAAAATACTTCAGATGCAAACACATCATCACAAAAAGCACCAGCATGTACTGAAGATGACCATAAAGCCACTACAGTACCCCAACAGTCCCATCTACTTACTACCACGTTACCCACCGAGATCACCCTGATGCCCCTGAGGGGGGTCCCCAgattttcctccccccccccagagtatACCCTCAGAACTACCCCCCCCTATCTGGATCCAGTAGATACACTTACCCATTCGACAGCAGCAACGACACATCAGATTGACAGCCAATCACCTCCTTCCATGTTTGAAGATCCCACCCACAGTCCAAGTCAATCACCGCCAATGGTCATCCAAAATGTTACCCAGAATTTCTCCAGATCGCCTCATAGAACTCTTCATAATGTTCATCCTGGTCCACCAGAGAGCCAAACTGGTTCCTCCAATTCACTCAATATTACCCACAATTCCTCTGAATCAATGGCAGTTCCTGATAAAGTTCCTCTCAGTCCTCAGTTAAGCCCCTCCCACCTAGAACCCTTCTTGCTGACTTCAATGACCTCTACCTCTAGTGTCTCACCCAACTCCCTGAGCCCCCACAGCGGTCCTTCACTCATGATGCCTTCAAGAACGCCCCCTTTCACTATGACCCCGCCCCCTGTCCAGCTTTTGGGCTCTGACGATGAAGAGCAGGAAGACCCTTCAGATTATTGCAAAG GCGGTTACTACCCGGTGAAGATCGGTGACCTGTTCAACGGGAGATACCATGTGGTCAGAAAGCTGGGTTGGGGCCACTTCTCCACTGTGTGGCTCTGCTGGGACCTACA GAGGAAGCGCTTTGTGGCGCTGAAGGTGGTGAAGAGCGCTCCTCACTACACAGAGACGGCTGTGGACGAGATTAAATTGCTCCGATGT GTGAGAGACAGTGACCCCTCTGACCCCTACAGAGAGACCATTGTCCAACTGATAGATGACTTCAAGATCTCTGGAGTCAACGGGATCC ATGTCTGTATGGTTCTGGAGGTTTTGGGTCATCAGCTGTTAAAATGGATCATTAAGTCAAACTACATGGGACTTCCTCTGATCTGTGTGAAGACCATCATTAGACAG GTGCTGCAGGGTCTCGACTACCTCCACACAAAGTGTAAGATCATCCACACGGACATCAAACCAGAGAACATCTTATTGGACGTGGATGAGGTTTATGTCAGGAGACTGGCAGCCGAGGCCACCATCTGGCAGAGAGCtggagctccgcccccttcaGGGTCCTCAG TTAGCACGGCTCCCAGCGATTTACAG GTTGGTAAGCTGTCTaagaacaggaagaagaagatgaagaggaaagcAAAACGTCAACAGAAGCTGTTGGAGGAGAGACTGGTGAACCTTCAG AAGATGGAGGACGAGGACACTGTGATCCAACCCGAAGATACGGACGCTACCT GCTCTCTGGTCGTCAATGGCAACACTTCCTGCTCTACAGCCAGCAAAACCAGCTCGGACTCCACCTGTTCCTGGTTGGACGACAGATGTAATGGCCACGCCCCCGGACGGTTCGCCAGCCCCGCCTCCGGCCTATCAGGCTTCTCCAGCTCTGTGATGTCAGCGCCTTCTGAATCGGCACTTTCTACTCAGTCAGAGTACTCGAGCGGACGAGATG TGTTCAGTGCTTCAGACTTCGTCCTCAGTCCTCTGGACCCTCAGAATGGACTCAAGCTGCGAGTGAAGATCGCTGACCTGGGAAATGCATGCTGGGTG CACAAGCACTTCACAGAGGACATTCAGACCAGACAGTACAGAGCTCTGGAGGTTCTGATAGGAGCAGAGTACGGACCACCTGCTGACATCTGGAGCACTGCCTGCATG GCGTTTGAGTTGGCGACAGGAGATTACCTCTTTGAGCCTCATTCAGGAGAAGACTACACCAGAGACGAAG ATCACATTGCTCACGTCATCGAGCTGCTCGGGACGCTCCCTCTGCCCTTCGCCTTGTCTGGCAGGTACTCCAGAGAGTACTTCAACAGGAGAG GTGAGCTGCGTCACATCTCCAGCCTGAAGCCGTGGGCTCTGTTCGAGGTTCTGTTGGAGAAGTACGAGTGGCCTCTGGAGCAGGCGGCTCAGTTCAGTGACTTCCTGCTGACCATGTTGGAGCTGCAGCCTGAGCGCAGGGCGACCGCAGCGCAGTGTCTGCAGCACGCGTGGCTGCTCACATAG